The Tepidisphaeraceae bacterium genome includes a window with the following:
- a CDS encoding rhamnulokinase family protein, translating into MADQDFLAFDFGAESGRAVLGHLAAGKLSLDVTHRFANPNGLMNGRLQWNLLAQWEEIKVGLRKTAGSNAAKPVKLAGIGVDTWGVDFGLIGPGGDVLGNPTMYRDGRHAPMMDQIFTRVPRGKVFDATGVQFMVFNTLYQLEAMRQFTPRLFEMAESLLFMPDLFHYLLSGRQAIEFSIASTSQMLDPRTGQWATDLLKSLDLPVHLLGEIVPSGTVLANLKSDVATECGLTDTPPIIAPASHDTASAIVAVPAEGGSWCYISSGTWSLMGVELDAPIINAQSLALNYTNEGGYGGTTRFLKNIMGLWLVQECRRQWVRDGQDHTYAELTQMATDAPAHGPLIDPDDAPLLSPGNMPAKIEAFCQRTKQSPPASKGQFVRCCLESLAHTYRKTLEGLEHVLGQRIDVIHIVGGGTQNELLNQMTADACNRSVIAGPVEATAAGNILTQAMAIGSVKSLADARAIVRNSFDVKRYEPTDVAAWQSAYDKFRSITG; encoded by the coding sequence GGCGGGCCGTGCTGGGCCATCTGGCCGCCGGGAAGCTGTCGCTCGACGTTACCCATCGATTTGCCAATCCCAATGGTCTCATGAACGGCCGGTTGCAGTGGAACCTGCTGGCTCAGTGGGAAGAGATCAAAGTCGGCCTACGCAAGACCGCCGGCAGCAACGCGGCCAAGCCGGTGAAACTGGCGGGCATCGGGGTCGACACCTGGGGCGTCGACTTTGGATTGATCGGGCCCGGCGGCGATGTGCTGGGCAACCCCACGATGTACCGCGACGGTCGGCACGCGCCCATGATGGATCAGATCTTCACCCGCGTGCCGCGCGGCAAGGTCTTCGACGCGACCGGCGTGCAGTTCATGGTCTTCAACACGCTGTACCAGTTGGAGGCCATGCGCCAGTTCACGCCGCGCCTGTTCGAGATGGCCGAGTCACTGCTGTTCATGCCCGATCTATTCCATTACCTGCTGAGCGGCCGACAGGCGATTGAATTCTCCATCGCCAGCACCAGCCAGATGCTCGACCCGCGCACCGGCCAGTGGGCGACCGACCTGCTGAAGTCCCTCGACCTCCCCGTTCACCTGCTCGGTGAGATCGTGCCCAGCGGTACGGTGCTGGCGAACCTGAAGTCCGACGTCGCCACCGAGTGCGGCTTAACCGACACGCCACCCATCATCGCGCCCGCCTCGCACGACACCGCCAGCGCGATCGTCGCGGTGCCGGCCGAGGGTGGGTCGTGGTGCTACATCAGTTCGGGCACGTGGTCGCTGATGGGCGTCGAGCTGGACGCGCCGATCATCAACGCGCAGTCGCTCGCGCTGAACTACACGAATGAAGGTGGCTATGGCGGCACCACCCGGTTCCTGAAGAACATCATGGGCCTGTGGCTGGTGCAGGAGTGCCGCCGGCAGTGGGTGCGCGACGGCCAGGACCACACTTACGCCGAGCTGACGCAGATGGCCACCGACGCGCCGGCCCATGGGCCGTTGATCGACCCGGACGATGCGCCACTCCTGTCGCCCGGCAACATGCCCGCGAAGATCGAGGCCTTCTGCCAGCGCACGAAGCAGTCGCCACCCGCGTCGAAGGGCCAGTTCGTCCGCTGTTGTCTGGAAAGCCTTGCGCACACGTATCGCAAGACGCTGGAAGGTCTGGAACACGTGCTCGGCCAGCGGATCGACGTCATCCACATCGTCGGTGGCGGCACGCAGAACGAGCTGCTGAACCAGATGACCGCCGACGCCTGCAACCGTTCGGTGATCGCCGGTCCCGTCGAAGCGACGGCCGCGGGGAACATCCTCACGCAGGCGATGGCGATCGGATCGGTAAAGAGCCTTGCCGATGCGCGCGCGATCGTGCGCAACAGCTTCGACGTGAAGCGCTACGAACCGACGGACGTGGCCGCGTGGCAAAGCGCGTACGACAAGTTCCGGTCGATCACGGGGTGA
- a CDS encoding EVE domain-containing protein, with the protein MNRWLLKTEPSVYSFDDLSAAKSATWDGVANALALKHMREMKKGDEVFIYHTGDEKAVVGIAKVTGAPYPDPKADDEKLTVIDLKPVKRLAKPVRLATVKADKAFAGWALISNSRLSAMPVPPAMWERVLELATA; encoded by the coding sequence ATGAACCGTTGGCTGCTGAAGACCGAACCCAGCGTGTACAGCTTCGACGACCTATCGGCGGCCAAATCCGCGACATGGGACGGCGTGGCCAACGCGCTCGCCCTGAAGCACATGCGCGAAATGAAAAAAGGGGACGAGGTCTTCATCTACCACACCGGCGACGAGAAGGCCGTCGTCGGCATCGCCAAGGTGACGGGCGCACCGTATCCCGACCCCAAGGCGGATGACGAGAAGCTGACGGTAATCGATCTGAAGCCGGTGAAACGACTGGCCAAGCCGGTCAGGCTGGCGACGGTAAAGGCCGACAAGGCCTTCGCGGGCTGGGCGCTCATCAGCAACAGCCGCCTGAGCGCGATGCCGGTGCCGCCGGCGATGTGGGAGCGGGTCCTGGAACTTGCCACGGCGTGA
- a CDS encoding YlbF family regulator, with translation MATDTQSILDAAEKLGDMLKDHPAIVRYKAAQKTVAEDTDASRLLREFDRQIENLGRQEQSGMPVTEAQQMQLQTLQSQIISHIKIKALNLAQVEFVDLLRKVSQTYQRQLVDAPAGGAPGAAAAGPRIMQ, from the coding sequence ATGGCCACCGACACGCAATCGATCCTCGACGCCGCCGAGAAACTGGGCGACATGCTCAAAGACCACCCCGCCATCGTGCGGTACAAGGCCGCCCAGAAGACCGTCGCCGAGGACACCGACGCCTCGCGCCTCCTGCGCGAGTTCGACCGCCAGATCGAAAACCTCGGCCGGCAGGAACAGTCGGGCATGCCCGTCACCGAAGCACAGCAGATGCAGTTGCAGACGCTACAGAGCCAGATCATCTCGCACATCAAGATCAAGGCGCTCAATCTGGCGCAGGTGGAGTTCGTCGACCTGCTGCGCAAGGTCAGCCAGACCTACCAACGGCAACTGGTCGACGCCCCCGCGGGCGGCGCGCCGGGCGCAGCGGCCGCGGGCCCGCGCATCATGCAGTAG
- a CDS encoding ThiF family adenylyltransferase, whose protein sequence is MNVDRYHRQSLLPQIGLTGQQRIAASRVLLVGCGALGTVVADYLARAGVGHLTIVDRDVVESTNLQRQTLFDEADVAAGTPKAVAAVERLRRVNSAVSLEPVVADVHQDNIESLAGVACDGQRVDLIVDGTDNAETRYLVNDVAVKHGLPWVYGAAVGVEGRVMAIEPQRTACLRCVFPEAPGPGELQTCDTAGVLGPVAGVVASLQAATALRMLVGGGATNELVTIDAWSLRLRSVSTVDAKRPECPACGQRHFEFLDATSPATTVLCGRDSVQLRPRAAVKVDLAAVAAQWRSLGVVSQTPFLLRFSPRGLEPDQLTLFNDGRVIVHGTSDPGRARTLVARFFGG, encoded by the coding sequence ATGAATGTCGACCGTTATCACCGCCAGTCCCTGCTGCCCCAGATCGGCCTCACCGGTCAACAGCGCATCGCGGCGTCGCGCGTGCTGCTGGTGGGGTGCGGGGCGCTCGGCACCGTGGTGGCCGACTATCTGGCCCGCGCGGGCGTGGGGCACCTGACGATCGTCGATCGCGACGTCGTCGAATCGACCAATCTTCAACGGCAGACGCTGTTCGACGAAGCCGACGTTGCCGCCGGCACCCCCAAGGCGGTGGCGGCGGTGGAGCGGTTACGGCGGGTGAATAGCGCGGTGTCGCTCGAACCGGTTGTCGCCGACGTGCATCAGGACAACATCGAGTCGCTTGCGGGCGTTGCGTGCGACGGCCAGCGGGTCGACCTGATCGTCGACGGCACCGACAACGCCGAGACCCGCTACCTCGTGAACGACGTCGCGGTGAAGCACGGCCTGCCCTGGGTGTACGGCGCCGCGGTAGGGGTGGAAGGGCGGGTGATGGCGATCGAGCCGCAGCGCACGGCGTGCCTGCGATGCGTCTTCCCGGAAGCGCCGGGACCCGGTGAGTTGCAGACGTGCGATACTGCGGGCGTGTTGGGCCCCGTAGCGGGGGTGGTCGCATCGCTGCAAGCCGCGACGGCGTTGCGAATGCTGGTGGGGGGTGGCGCTACGAATGAACTGGTGACGATCGACGCGTGGTCGCTGCGATTGCGTAGCGTATCGACGGTTGACGCCAAGCGACCGGAATGCCCCGCGTGTGGTCAGCGTCACTTTGAGTTTCTAGATGCCACGTCGCCCGCGACCACCGTGCTGTGTGGCCGCGACTCGGTGCAGCTTCGCCCGCGGGCCGCGGTGAAGGTGGACTTGGCCGCCGTCGCCGCACAATGGCGGTCGCTGGGCGTCGTCAGTCAGACACCGTTCCTGCTCCGCTTCTCACCCCGGGGGCTGGAACCGGATCAACTGACCCTGTTTAATGACGGCCGGGTGATCGTCCACGGCACCAGTGACCCGGGCCGGGCAAGAACCCTTGTAGCACGGTTTTTCGGTGGTTGA
- a CDS encoding cysteine synthase family protein, with protein sequence MPERSLTSSQPRSILDLVGNTPLLSFRRMKPSRPGVQLFAKAEWYNPGGSVKDRAALHMILDGERRGLLHKGKTLIDATSGNTGIAYAMIGAERGYKVKLALPKNASIERKQSLTAYGAELVLTDPTEGTDGAQRYVKKVVAADPDLYYYPDQYNNDANWRSHYDTTAMEIWRQTEGRVTHFVTGLGTSGTFMGVTRRLKELNPKIQCIMMQPDSPLHGLEGMKHMATALVPGIFKPEIADREVEVSTEDAHRTVLRLAREEGLLVGVSSGANLYAAMNVAAELKEGVVVTIFCDSAAKYLSESFWQETSEAENWP encoded by the coding sequence GTGCCAGAACGCTCTTTGACAAGTTCGCAGCCTCGGTCGATCCTCGATCTGGTCGGGAATACGCCGTTGCTGTCGTTTCGGCGGATGAAGCCATCGCGGCCGGGGGTTCAGCTCTTCGCCAAGGCCGAATGGTACAACCCCGGTGGCAGCGTAAAGGATCGGGCCGCGCTTCACATGATTCTGGACGGTGAACGGCGTGGCCTGCTGCACAAGGGCAAGACGCTGATCGACGCCACCAGTGGCAACACCGGCATCGCCTACGCCATGATCGGCGCCGAACGCGGCTACAAGGTGAAGCTGGCTTTGCCCAAGAACGCCAGCATCGAACGCAAGCAAAGTTTGACCGCCTACGGTGCCGAACTGGTCCTGACCGACCCCACCGAAGGCACCGACGGCGCCCAGCGGTACGTGAAGAAGGTTGTCGCGGCTGACCCCGATCTGTACTACTACCCCGACCAGTACAACAACGACGCCAACTGGCGGTCGCACTACGATACCACCGCGATGGAAATTTGGCGGCAGACGGAAGGGCGGGTGACGCACTTCGTCACCGGCCTAGGCACCAGCGGCACGTTCATGGGTGTCACCCGGCGGTTAAAGGAACTGAACCCGAAGATCCAGTGCATCATGATGCAGCCCGACAGCCCGCTGCACGGGTTGGAAGGGATGAAGCACATGGCCACCGCGCTCGTCCCCGGCATCTTCAAGCCCGAGATTGCCGACCGCGAGGTCGAGGTGTCGACCGAGGATGCCCACCGCACGGTGCTACGGCTAGCGCGCGAGGAAGGGTTGCTGGTCGGCGTTTCCAGTGGCGCTAACCTGTACGCCGCAATGAACGTTGCCGCCGAACTGAAGGAAGGCGTGGTCGTCACCATCTTCTGTGATTCGGCCGCCAAGTACCTGTCCGAAAGCTTCTGGCAGGAAACGAGCGAAGCGGAAAACTGGCCGTAA
- a CDS encoding M67 family metallopeptidase — MNTIVLTQAFSNQIDAEGAAAYPNECCGIIYGRDVTANGATRRVVERLEAVANEFEADEQYHRFSITAKTLMAAEKSAGDAGQMVLGFYHSHPDHPARPSEYDREHAWPFYSYIIVSIAKREPVDMTCWVLNEQTEAFEKQEIVGV, encoded by the coding sequence ATGAACACGATCGTTCTGACCCAAGCATTTTCCAACCAAATCGACGCCGAAGGCGCCGCGGCGTACCCCAACGAATGCTGCGGCATCATTTACGGTCGCGATGTGACCGCGAATGGCGCTACGCGCAGGGTCGTCGAGAGGTTGGAGGCGGTGGCGAACGAGTTTGAGGCCGACGAGCAGTACCATCGGTTCTCCATCACCGCCAAGACGCTGATGGCCGCAGAAAAAAGCGCCGGCGACGCGGGGCAGATGGTGCTCGGCTTTTATCACAGCCATCCCGACCATCCGGCGCGTCCCAGCGAATACGACCGCGAACACGCGTGGCCGTTCTACAGCTACATCATTGTGTCAATCGCCAAGCGCGAACCGGTCGACATGACCTGCTGGGTATTGAACGAGCAGACGGAAGCGTTCGAGAAACAGGAGATCGTGGGGGTTTAA
- the cysK gene encoding cysteine synthase A produces MPLKPQGRIFNDITETIGGTPLVRINRLIPKDHATVLAKCEFFNPLASVKDRIGLAMISAAERDGKIDHDSTIIEPTSGNTGIALAFVCAAKGYKLVLTMPESMSIERRRLLKALGAQVVLTPAADGMRGAIAKAEELASQNPKAFIPQQFMNPANPEIHRQTTAEEIWQDTNGTVDIMVSGVGTGGSITGVSEVIKKRKPEFKAIAVEPVASPVITQTMSGQPLKPGKHKVQGIGAGFVPKNLNTGIVDEVVQITDEEAFEWARRLAKEEGIFGGISSGGNMAAAAKVAARPENKGKVIVTIMCSFGERYLSTPLFEDAE; encoded by the coding sequence ATGCCCCTGAAACCCCAAGGCCGTATCTTCAACGACATCACCGAAACGATCGGCGGCACGCCGCTGGTGCGCATCAACCGGTTGATCCCGAAAGACCACGCGACCGTGCTGGCCAAGTGCGAGTTTTTCAACCCGTTGGCGAGCGTGAAGGACCGCATCGGCCTGGCGATGATCAGTGCCGCCGAGCGCGACGGAAAAATCGACCACGACAGCACGATCATCGAGCCGACCAGCGGCAACACCGGCATTGCGCTCGCCTTCGTGTGCGCAGCCAAGGGGTACAAGCTGGTGCTGACGATGCCCGAGAGCATGTCGATCGAACGCCGGCGGCTGCTGAAGGCGCTGGGGGCGCAGGTCGTGCTAACGCCCGCCGCCGACGGCATGCGCGGGGCGATCGCCAAGGCCGAGGAACTGGCCAGCCAGAACCCCAAGGCGTTCATCCCGCAGCAGTTCATGAACCCGGCCAACCCGGAAATTCACCGGCAGACGACCGCCGAGGAGATCTGGCAGGACACGAACGGCACGGTCGACATCATGGTGTCGGGCGTGGGCACGGGTGGGTCGATCACCGGTGTGTCGGAGGTCATCAAGAAGCGGAAGCCCGAGTTTAAGGCGATCGCCGTCGAGCCAGTGGCGTCGCCGGTCATCACGCAGACGATGTCGGGCCAGCCGTTGAAGCCGGGCAAGCACAAGGTGCAGGGCATCGGTGCGGGGTTCGTTCCGAAGAACCTGAACACTGGCATTGTGGATGAAGTGGTGCAGATCACCGACGAGGAAGCCTTCGAATGGGCCCGCCGGCTTGCGAAGGAAGAGGGCATCTTCGGTGGCATCAGCAGCGGCGGCAACATGGCCGCCGCCGCCAAGGTTGCGGCGCGACCGGAGAACAAGGGCAAGGTCATCGTCACGATCATGTGCAGCTTCGGCGAGCGCTACCTCAGCACGCCGCTGTTCGAGGACGCCGAGTGA
- the cysC gene encoding adenylyl-sulfate kinase has translation MSADRVATNITWHGGAVTRDDRHRLLGQQGVTLWLTGLSAAGKSTIAVLLEQMLIARGRLAYRLDGDNIRHGLNKNLGFSADDRTENIRRIGEVAKLFADAGVITIASFISPYRVDRAAVRALHGEGDFLEIYIKVSVAAAERRDPKGLYKKARAGEIKGFTGIDDPYEEPVESELVIDTESSTPEQSAARIMTMLVERNYVT, from the coding sequence GTGAGCGCCGACCGCGTCGCCACCAACATCACGTGGCACGGCGGGGCCGTCACGCGCGACGACCGCCATCGCCTGCTCGGTCAGCAGGGCGTCACGCTCTGGCTGACGGGTTTGTCCGCCGCGGGCAAGTCGACGATCGCGGTGCTGCTCGAGCAGATGCTGATCGCGCGTGGCCGGCTGGCGTACCGGCTGGATGGCGACAACATCCGCCATGGGTTGAACAAGAACCTCGGTTTTTCCGCCGACGATCGAACCGAGAACATCCGCCGAATTGGCGAGGTGGCCAAGCTGTTTGCCGATGCGGGCGTGATCACGATCGCCAGCTTCATCAGCCCGTATCGTGTTGATCGCGCCGCGGTGCGGGCGTTGCATGGTGAGGGCGACTTCCTCGAGATCTACATCAAGGTCTCCGTGGCCGCGGCCGAGCGGCGCGACCCGAAGGGGCTGTACAAGAAGGCCCGAGCTGGCGAGATCAAAGGGTTCACGGGAATCGATGATCCGTACGAGGAGCCGGTTGAGTCGGAGTTGGTGATCGATACGGAATCGTCAACGCCCGAGCAATCCGCGGCGCGGATTATGACGATGCTGGTGGAACGCAACTACGTTACTTGA